In Halomarina salina, the genomic window ACCGGCCGAGAGGGTCGCGAGGTGCTTGTAGACGGAACTCTTCGAGAGCCCAGTCGCCGTCGCGAGTTCCGTGACGCCCGCCTCCTCTCGCTCCTGTAGCTCTGTAACGATGGCGAACGTATTCTCGATACTCTTGAGCGTCTGCCGCGCCCCTTCTTCCCCCTCTCCCGGTGGTTCACGCGTTGGCATCGGTCTACAGGGTAATCCGGCCGGGGAACTATCAAATTCACTATCGAGAAACGCCAGAGTCACGCAATCCGACCTGTGGCACCTGCGGACACGGTGCGAACCGTTAAGCCAGCCCCTCTCGACCCACCAGTGTATGCTCGACTACGTGGGTCTCGAGGGAGACCTGACGAGAGAGGAGCGGATGGTTCGCGACACGGCCCGCGAGTTCGTCGACGAGAAGGTGCGCCCGGACGTCGGCGAGCACTGGATCGAGGGGACGTTCCCGACGGACCTCGTCGAGGAGATGGGCGAGCTGGGGTTCTACGCGCCCAACCTGGATGGGTACGACCTCCCCGACCTGAGCGAGACCGCCTACGGTCTGCTGATGCAGGAACTCGAGGCGGGCGATTCGGGGCTGCGTTCGATGGCAAGCGTGCAGGGGGCGCTCGTGATGTACCCCATCCACGCGTTCGGCAGCGACGAGCAGAAAGACGAGTGGTTGCCCGCTCTCGGGCGGGGCGAGGCGGTCGGCTGTTTCGGTCTGACCGAGCCACAGCACGGGTCGAACCCCACCGCGATGGAGACCTACGCGGAAGCCGAGGACGAAGGATACGTCCTGAACGGCTCGAAGACATGGATCACGAACTCGCCGATTGCGGACGTGGCCATCGTCTGGGGGCGCGACCGGTCGGCCGAGGACACACCGGTTCGGGGTTTCCTCGTCGAGACGGACCGCGACGGCGTCTCCACCAACAAGATCGACGAGAAGCTGTCGCTGCGGGCCTCCATCACGGGCGAGATCGGTCTGAACGACGTCTACGTCCCCGAGGAGAACCTGTTGCCGGACGTCGAGGGGATGAAAGGACCGCTGTCGTGTCTCACGCAGGCGCGCTACGGCATCGCGTGGGGCGCTATCGGTGCGGCGCGGGACTGCTTCGAGACGGCTCGTGAGTACGCGACCGACCGCGAGCAGTTCGGCGGTCCCATCGCCCGGTTCCAGCTCCAACAGCAAAAGCTGGCGGAGATGGCGACGCAGATCACGACGAGTCAGCTGTTGGCACATCGCCTCGCGGAACTGAAAGAGCGCGGCGAGATGCGTCCTCAGCACGTCTCGATGGCCAAGCGCAACAACGTGCGGATGGCGCGCGACCAGTCGCGTATCGCCCGCGAGATGCTCGGTGGGAACGGCATCACGGCGGACTACTCGCCGATGCGCCACATGGCCAACCTGGAGACCGTCTACACCTACGAGGGGACCCACGACATCCACACGCTGATTCTGGGTCAGGACCTCACCGGCTTCGCCGCCTACGAGTGATGGCCGGGAAGCTACACCAACCGGTCGTCGTCTCCGCGGTCCGGACGGCTCAGGGGAAGGAGGGTGGCGTCTTCTCGGCGGTCCGCAGCGAGGAGCTCTCGGTGCCGCTGGTGAACCGGATGCTCGCCGAGACTGGACTCTCGGGCGATGAGGTGGACGACGTTCGCTGGGGCTGCGCCAAACAGGAGGGCGAGCAGGGCAACAACCTCGCCCGCGTCGTCGCGCTCCTCTCGGACCTCGGCGAGTCCGTGCCGGGGACGACCATCGACCGGCTCTGTGCCTCTTCCGCGGAGGCGCTCTTCTCCGCGGCCGACGCCATCCGGGCCGGCCAGCGCGACTGCGTCGTGGCCGGCGGCGTCGAGCAGATGTCCCGCGTCTCGCGGAAGTACGGCATCGGGAACTACCCCGGCATCGCGGCCGCCTGGGACCCGGACGACCTCCAGATG contains:
- a CDS encoding acyl-CoA dehydrogenase family protein, with protein sequence MLDYVGLEGDLTREERMVRDTAREFVDEKVRPDVGEHWIEGTFPTDLVEEMGELGFYAPNLDGYDLPDLSETAYGLLMQELEAGDSGLRSMASVQGALVMYPIHAFGSDEQKDEWLPALGRGEAVGCFGLTEPQHGSNPTAMETYAEAEDEGYVLNGSKTWITNSPIADVAIVWGRDRSAEDTPVRGFLVETDRDGVSTNKIDEKLSLRASITGEIGLNDVYVPEENLLPDVEGMKGPLSCLTQARYGIAWGAIGAARDCFETAREYATDREQFGGPIARFQLQQQKLAEMATQITTSQLLAHRLAELKERGEMRPQHVSMAKRNNVRMARDQSRIAREMLGGNGITADYSPMRHMANLETVYTYEGTHDIHTLILGQDLTGFAAYE